In Papaver somniferum cultivar HN1 unplaced genomic scaffold, ASM357369v1 unplaced-scaffold_135, whole genome shotgun sequence, one DNA window encodes the following:
- the LOC113334001 gene encoding uncharacterized protein LOC113334001, with product MIIHNSSDTSKGNIWLFWNASFSRPVVVSSSSQAITVKVGDVMVTGIHAACLTVDKRELWEELIDIIQMNYHWMIIGDFNVVFSYEETFGGRRPLRVSMQDIRDCLESCNLIQATRTGIKFSWCNNKDGKKESCVILIKLFIILNGWRNLMVGLIKYQQIWTSHPGFLEVIKEAWNEVISGNPTFSFFNKLKRIKQILNKWNWEVFGDLRVKVKSTEDEVLAISLLSDTNPENIELLNNLVTTRGKHEIASHQYNELTRAKSRAKWIKEGGANTSFFHTTIKLRQSQNNITELESTESNVVTEQVQIGNILVAHYTKKFGHQNVTIHEEIMGVIPKILNDEDNKFLDVVPTAMEIKEALFGMNANSAPSLDGFLGCFYKFAWEIIGEELVEAIQYCWNHIFIPNGSNSNFIFLLPKIQGARRAEQYRPIGLENFNFKIFTRIITTRISTFIERLVSPQQGAFIKGRNIHDKIVLASEMINELNIKRRGGNVGLKLDITQAFDFLSWEFLFEVLRRFGFSEIGISWIRKIFESAMISVLVNGGPCGFFFGVGRGLRQGDTLSHILFILAEEVLRRNLSKLVQESNIQAMVTRELPDTYLGVILNPGRLKTYQFWGMVELMQQMLAGWVGKLLAFFERLILVKHVLCSIPIYNMTVYKWPNFMWSGDPAVKKLVTVKWDEVNTPTIEGGLGLRRLEGMNKAMLMKLLWKIETKEVEWTQFMREKYKNKKNEWTSSYKQSSVLPEIKWVIAEVNEGKRWIVGDGKSISVWQNKWIKDYALIERHETDQYVQMNIELKVADLIVNGVWKIPKQMFNYFERNEVLVIGGGPDKLIWEKDLNGKFSVANTTQQIRKKYPVQSWPKQVWDPCIHPYTSTNLWKILRGACATEKSVRKKGFMTVSKCYLCVNAQDTMTHILWECKFSIMIWHWLGRIFCFPNPSSFEEILKYVKGKSRAIHEVW from the exons ATGATTATTCATAATTCTAGTGATACTTCAAAAGGAAATATATGGCTTTTTTGGAATGCATCTTTTTCTAGACCTGTTGTGGTATCTTCTTCAAGTCAAGCTATTACTGTTAAGGTTGGAGATGTGATGGTAACTGGTATTCATGCAGCATGTCTTACTGTGGACAAAAGGGAATTATGGGAAGAATTGATTGATATTATTCAAATGAACTACCATTGGATGATAATTGGAGATTTCAATGTAGTTTTCAGTTATGAAGAAACGTTTGGAGGTAGAAGACCTCTGAGAGTGTCAATGCAGGATATCAGAGACTGTTTAGAGTCATGTAATCTAATTCAAGCTACAAGAACTGGAATCAAATTTTCTTGGTGCAACAATAAGGATGGAAAAAAAGAATCCTGTGTGATCTTGATAAAGCTTTTTATAATCTTAAATGGCTGGAGAAATTTGATGGTTGGTCTTATAAA ATATCAACAGATTTGGACTTCTCATCCTGGTTTTCTGGAAGTAATTAAGGAAGCTTGGAATGAAGTAATTTCGGGTAATCcaactttttctttctttaataAACTAAAAAGGATAAAACAAATATTGAATAAGTGGAATTGGGAGGTATTTGGTGATCTCAGAGTAAAAGTAAAAAGTACAGAAGATGAAGTACTTGCAATTTCCTTGTTATCTGATACAAATCCTGAAAACATTGAACTACTTAATAATCTGGTTACAACAAGAGGGAAACATGAAATTGCTTCTCATCAGTATAATGAGTTAACGAGAGCTAAGTCTAGAGCAAAATGGATAAAGGAAGGTGGTGCTAATACATCTTTTTTTCATACTACAATAAAGCTAAGGCAATCTCAAAACAATATTACAGAGCTGGAAAGTACAGAGAGCAATGTAGTTACTGAACAAGTACAAATTGGAAATATTTTGGTAGCACATTACACAAAAAAATTTGGGCACCAGAATGTTACAATTCATGAGGAGATAATGGGAGTAATACCAAAGATCTTAAATGATGAAGACAATAAATTTCTTGATGTTGTTCCTACTGCAATGGAAATTAAAGAAGCTCTTTTTGGAATGAATGCAAATAGTGCTCCAAGTCTAGATGGATTTCTTGGTTGTTTCTATAAATTTGCATGGGAAATTATTGGAGAGGAATTagttgaagcaattcaatattgTTGGAATCACATATTTATTCCTAATGGCTCAAACTCcaactttatttttcttcttcccaaaattcaaggTGCAAGAAGAGCAGAGCAATATAGACCAATTGGCTtagaaaattttaatttcaagatCTTCACCAGAATCATTACTACTAGAATAAGCACTTTTATTGAGAGATTAGTATCTCCTCAACAAGGAGCTTTTATTAAGGGGAGAAATATCCATGATAAAATTGTGTTAGCCTCTGAAATGATCAATGAATTAAATATaaaaagaagaggaggaaatgttggtctaAAACTGGATATAACTCAAGCTTTTGATTTTTTGAGTTGGGAGTTCTTATTTGAAGTACTTAGAAGATTTGGTTTCTCTGAAATTGGCATCAGTTGGATAAGGAAAATATTTGAGTCTGCTATGATCTCTGTTCTTGTCAATGGTGGCCcttgtggttttttttttggtgttggaAGGGGTCTTAGACAAGGTGATACTTTGTCACATATCTTATTCATTCTTGCAGAGGAAGTACTTAGAAGAAATTTATCAAAATTGGTGCAGGAGAGCAACATACAAGCAATGGTAACCAGAG AATTACCTGATACTTACTTGGGTGTTATATTGAATCCTGGTAGACTAAAGACATATCAATTTTGGGGGATGGTTGAGTTAATGCAACAGATGTTAGCTGGATGGGTGGGCAAGCTATTAGCCTTTTTTGAAAGATTAATCTTGGTAAAACATGTGCTATGCAGCATACCCATATACAATATGACAGTCTATAAATGGCCCAATTTCATGTGGTCTGGTGACCCTGCTGTCAAAAAATTAGTCACTGTTAAATGGGATGAAGTGAATACTCCAACTATAGAAGGTGGATTGGGATTAAGGAGACTTGAAGGGATGAATAAGGCTATGTTAATGAAACTCTTATGGAAAATTGAAACAAAAGAGGTGGAATGGACTCAATTTATGAGAGAAAagtataaaaacaagaaaaatgaatGGACATCATCTTACAAACAATCATCTGTTTTGCCAGAAATTAAATGGGTTATAGCTGAAGTGAATGAAGGCAAAAGATGGATAGTCGGTGATGGAAAATCAATTTCCGTGTGGCAAAACAAATGGATCAAAGACTATGCCTTAATTGAGAGACATGAAACGGATCAATATGTTCAGATGAATATAGAACTTAAAGTAGCTGACTTGATTGTCAATGGAGTATGGAAAATTCCAAAGCAAATGTTCAATTATTTTGAAAGAAATGAAGTACTAGTAATTGGTGGTGGTCCTGACAAACTGATATGGGAAAAAGATCTCAATGGAAAATTTTCTGTTGCTAATACAACCCAGCAGATAAGAAAGAAATATCCAGTACAGTCTTGGCCAAAACAAGTGTGGGATCCTTGTATACACCCCTATACATCTACCAATCTATGGAAAATTCTGAGAGGTGCTTGTGCTACTGAGAAGTCTGTAAGAAAAAAAGGTTTTATGACAGTGTCAAAATGTTATTTGTGTGTTAATGCACAGGATACAATGACTCATATACTATGGGAGTGTAAATTTAGCATAATGATATGGCACTGGTTGGGAAGGATATTCTGTTTTCCTAATCCTTCATCCTTTGAGGAAATTCTGAAATATGTTAAGGGTAAAAGTAGAGCAATTCATGAAGTCTGGTAG